In Mycobacterium stomatepiae, the following are encoded in one genomic region:
- a CDS encoding TIR domain-containing protein, with the protein MAEEVSEEPAYKYDIAVSFAGEQRDFVEDVVRGLNLPKGRVFYDADYKGTLWGEELTEVFTNLYRDEARYVVMFISREYAEKEWCILERRAALRRRMMTKGAYILPVRLDATKLDEVEGLLGTIADLDGRREGVAGVIAALHQKLEIVMADAPQSDDKADDEPKFAKVQMTQDGLVALLQERPHSWQWAAFASVLVQRRKAMETAMRDHRLGFAPSTGQRIDNFQALKTLVSNTVYDIEQVGAQINGFLLTDAFTSVFDSLGDETADADGIVHAATRLMDYYDRYLQLAQRVRGAAAPSKYRSVLDTCARFADEPLSGMEDFIRDYIAVVAALPERLIAAKGEDIQQPVQVRIHVDDELLDELLRQLKDIAQDEDG; encoded by the coding sequence ATGGCCGAGGAAGTCAGCGAAGAGCCCGCGTACAAGTACGACATCGCGGTGTCGTTCGCCGGAGAACAGCGTGACTTCGTCGAAGACGTAGTGCGTGGACTGAATCTACCCAAAGGTCGCGTCTTCTACGACGCCGACTACAAAGGGACGCTTTGGGGTGAAGAGTTGACCGAGGTCTTCACCAACCTGTACCGCGATGAGGCCCGATACGTCGTCATGTTCATCTCACGCGAGTACGCAGAGAAAGAGTGGTGCATCCTTGAGCGTCGCGCTGCACTGCGCCGACGCATGATGACTAAAGGCGCATACATCCTCCCCGTGCGACTCGACGCGACGAAGCTCGATGAAGTCGAAGGGTTGCTGGGCACGATCGCCGACCTCGACGGCAGGCGTGAAGGGGTCGCCGGGGTAATCGCTGCGCTGCACCAGAAGCTGGAAATAGTGATGGCTGACGCTCCGCAGTCCGACGACAAAGCCGACGACGAGCCCAAGTTCGCCAAAGTGCAGATGACGCAGGACGGTCTAGTCGCCCTGCTGCAGGAGCGCCCGCATTCGTGGCAGTGGGCCGCCTTTGCCTCTGTGCTCGTTCAGCGCCGCAAGGCTATGGAAACTGCGATGCGAGACCATCGCCTTGGGTTCGCGCCTTCGACCGGTCAGCGGATTGATAACTTCCAAGCACTCAAAACGCTGGTTAGCAACACCGTCTACGACATCGAACAGGTCGGGGCGCAAATCAATGGATTCCTCTTGACAGACGCGTTTACTTCGGTGTTCGACAGCCTGGGTGACGAGACGGCAGATGCCGACGGAATCGTGCACGCAGCAACCAGATTGATGGACTACTACGACAGGTATCTCCAACTGGCACAACGTGTCCGAGGCGCGGCAGCACCATCGAAGTACCGCAGCGTTCTCGACACGTGCGCGCGATTCGCGGATGAACCGCTATCCGGCATGGAGGACTTCATCAGGGATTACATTGCCGTCGTCGCGGCACTACCCGAACGTCTCATCGCCGCAAAGGGGGAAGACATCCAACAGCCTGTGCAAGTACGCATCCACGTTGACGATGAGCTCCTCGACGAATTGCTCCGCCAATTGAAGGACATTGCACAAGACGAGGATGGCTAA
- a CDS encoding GNAT family N-acetyltransferase: MRLTNVAHLRLPFGRLWGYDVSVSDLGRQLPVSFDQRIHVGAGPRPGSWMALSIRLPAGVSRQSLADAWLAVIARHGTLRTAFTPGPDGDPQLHEIDIHPDRWVEHEITPGQAVNDALRVVLNAACSPYARPSHRLCVLETAAGLTVVIAADHAHVDMWSMLVIARDLLSVLADARIGRTPSLPPPPAFVLHTQALLDRPAAPDHVRARWVQIISDSGGVMPRFPLPLDEFGPHPERVEVRDVFDVDDGAAFAEQAREDGVSTLALAVVAMTAVTRELAGAPLRAVFPVHSRFEEKWHDSVGWFITNSVLESAVAEPSAAAAAVKEAVQLGSWPLADVLAPWGGMPVAPGMFAISWLDQRRLPVRIDSVGLDAQYVSASVDTDGVMLWFIQDEAGLHLRCRYPDTAEARTNVGAWLDLLVGRLQALAQSSVRGLLRVADRTFRVQRATREHVRVIAELLSDDEFGQDREGAELERYEAAYDMVVRNRSNYLGVVLNGSDMVVATVQLTIIPGLSRGGAIRLQIEGLRVAKAERAQGLGTALVEWAHNYGRAHGAQLAQVTTDEARERARAFYRRLGYHAAHVGLKCTI; the protein is encoded by the coding sequence ATGCGGCTGACCAACGTGGCGCACCTGCGGCTACCCTTCGGACGACTCTGGGGCTACGACGTGTCGGTGTCTGACCTCGGGCGGCAGCTCCCGGTGTCTTTTGACCAGCGCATACACGTTGGTGCGGGCCCACGGCCCGGTTCCTGGATGGCTCTGTCCATTCGGTTGCCGGCGGGGGTCAGCCGCCAATCGTTGGCCGATGCGTGGCTGGCGGTGATCGCCCGTCACGGCACGCTACGAACGGCATTCACACCCGGGCCGGACGGCGACCCGCAGCTGCATGAGATCGATATTCACCCGGACAGGTGGGTCGAGCATGAGATCACTCCAGGCCAGGCGGTCAACGACGCACTGCGAGTAGTTCTCAATGCGGCGTGCTCGCCCTACGCGCGGCCCTCGCATCGGCTGTGTGTGTTGGAGACTGCCGCCGGATTGACGGTGGTGATCGCCGCCGACCACGCCCACGTGGACATGTGGTCGATGCTGGTGATTGCCCGGGACCTGTTGTCGGTGCTCGCTGACGCGCGCATCGGTCGTACGCCGTCGCTGCCGCCGCCGCCGGCATTTGTCCTGCACACGCAAGCGCTGTTGGACCGTCCCGCGGCACCGGACCATGTGCGCGCGCGATGGGTACAAATCATCAGCGACAGCGGTGGGGTCATGCCACGGTTTCCGCTGCCGTTGGACGAATTCGGGCCGCATCCGGAACGCGTTGAAGTGCGTGACGTGTTCGACGTCGATGACGGCGCCGCGTTTGCCGAGCAGGCACGCGAGGACGGTGTCTCGACGCTGGCGCTTGCGGTGGTCGCCATGACTGCGGTGACCCGCGAGTTGGCCGGGGCCCCACTGCGCGCGGTGTTCCCCGTGCACAGCCGATTTGAAGAAAAATGGCACGACTCGGTGGGCTGGTTCATCACCAATTCGGTCTTGGAGTCGGCGGTCGCCGAGCCGTCCGCCGCGGCCGCTGCCGTCAAAGAAGCGGTGCAGCTGGGTTCCTGGCCACTGGCCGACGTACTGGCTCCGTGGGGTGGAATGCCCGTTGCGCCCGGCATGTTCGCGATTTCCTGGCTGGACCAACGGAGACTTCCGGTGCGCATCGACTCGGTCGGACTCGACGCCCAGTATGTGAGCGCGAGCGTTGACACCGACGGCGTGATGCTCTGGTTCATCCAGGACGAGGCCGGCCTACATCTGCGATGCCGCTACCCGGATACCGCGGAGGCACGAACCAACGTGGGGGCGTGGCTGGATCTGTTGGTGGGGCGCCTACAGGCCCTGGCGCAGTCCTCGGTTCGAGGACTGCTGCGGGTGGCCGACCGCACATTTCGTGTACAGCGCGCGACGCGCGAACACGTGCGGGTCATCGCCGAGCTGCTCTCCGACGACGAATTCGGTCAGGATCGCGAAGGCGCCGAACTCGAACGCTACGAGGCGGCCTACGACATGGTCGTTCGCAACCGATCCAACTATCTCGGAGTCGTCCTGAACGGTTCCGACATGGTCGTCGCGACTGTGCAATTGACGATCATTCCCGGCCTTTCCCGCGGCGGCGCCATCCGGCTGCAGATCGAGGGCTTACGGGTCGCCAAAGCCGAGCGTGCACAGGGTCTTGGTACTGCACTCGTCGAGTGGGCGCACAACTACGGGCGAGCACACGGGGCGCAGCTGGCGCAGGTGACCACGGACGAGGCTCGCGAACGGGCTCGGGCGTTCTATCGCCGTCTCGGGTACCACGCCGCCCACGTCGGGTTGAAATGCACCATCTGA